In Pelosinus sp. UFO1, one genomic interval encodes:
- a CDS encoding 2-hydroxyacyl-CoA dehydratase — protein sequence MLIPFLYAEPNKNLRKAKVTTMLEELNAAIKVGLEQNRHNTGPRILLTGVPVGLGSEKVIRLVEELGGTVVCQ from the coding sequence GTGCTTATCCCGTTTCTTTATGCGGAACCAAACAAGAACTTAAGGAAAGCAAAAGTTACAACTATGCTGGAAGAACTGAACGCTGCTATTAAAGTTGGTTTAGAGCAAAACAGGCATAATACAGGGCCACGTATTTTACTTACTGGTGTACCTGTTGGGCTAGGCTCAGAAAAAGTAATTAGGCTGGTTGAAGAACTGGGAGGAACAGTAGTTTGTCAATGA
- a CDS encoding methyl-accepting chemotaxis protein, producing MSIKAKTVTLLVIALLMTGLIVGGSGMYVLYGRTLNNNQVAMNGQASQLAGETSELFASFSRSGKYYSEDLDLKSGDASRVQDKINAYFAATWGVDRLVFINSAGARFAIAPYDAKTIGGSVADRDFFKDTMKDQKSHISDVIVNRASGIPSVIVTQPVKTQDGKMAGFVAQSISLETLQNFLEQVKVGETGVAGIVAQDGSILAHTNKDLIKEQIKVPENMLHSLLENSGKLIPYPDSIGRDSLALAVPIKNTPWVVIVSMPKSEIISDFYASLTTMVISLLVALLVVGLVAWIFLIRLLRPIEEISRQVAKIGDGDLSVAITSSSNDEIGILAKALSTSIGNFRQMIVKVQEASEIVSASSEELTASTEQLSQAANQVSTAITGVTDGTTHQMQAVDNTMHIVEQMSAGLQQIAANTGSASATAEKTSNTAQEGGKAVQKVTSQMTNIETSVNNSAQVVAKLGERSKEIGQIVDTIAGIAGQTNLLALNAAIEAARAGEQGRGFAVVAEEVRKLAEQSQGAAKEIAALIGEIQADTTKAVLAMNDGTDEVRKGTEVAIAAGQSFNEIALLIEEESDQIREISAAIEQMANGSQQIVSSVKEITKISKDATGQAQTVLAATEEQTASIQEIASSSTDLSQMAGNLQDIVSKFKI from the coding sequence ATGTCTATTAAAGCAAAAACCGTTACGTTGTTAGTGATTGCCCTTCTTATGACAGGGCTTATCGTCGGAGGGTCAGGTATGTATGTTCTCTATGGAAGAACATTGAATAACAATCAAGTGGCAATGAATGGCCAGGCTTCTCAGCTGGCGGGTGAGACAAGTGAATTATTTGCTTCATTTTCAAGAAGCGGTAAATATTATAGTGAAGATCTTGACCTTAAATCTGGAGATGCTTCCCGTGTACAAGATAAGATCAATGCATATTTCGCAGCCACATGGGGAGTTGATCGTCTGGTATTTATCAATTCTGCGGGCGCACGATTTGCCATAGCTCCCTACGATGCAAAAACAATAGGGGGAAGTGTGGCTGACCGGGATTTTTTTAAAGACACGATGAAGGATCAAAAGTCACACATTAGCGATGTAATAGTGAACAGGGCATCAGGAATACCCTCAGTCATAGTTACACAACCTGTCAAAACACAGGACGGTAAAATGGCGGGATTTGTTGCTCAGTCAATCTCCTTAGAAACCCTACAAAATTTTCTCGAGCAAGTCAAAGTGGGTGAAACTGGAGTGGCAGGTATTGTTGCTCAAGATGGATCAATACTAGCTCACACGAATAAAGATTTAATAAAAGAACAAATAAAAGTTCCTGAAAATATGTTACATTCTTTACTCGAGAATTCGGGGAAATTAATCCCTTACCCCGATTCTATCGGTCGAGACTCTTTGGCCTTAGCTGTACCAATTAAGAATACCCCCTGGGTGGTAATTGTTAGTATGCCTAAGAGTGAAATTATCAGTGACTTTTATGCTAGCCTTACTACTATGGTGATTTCTCTTTTAGTGGCTCTTCTTGTTGTCGGGTTAGTTGCATGGATATTCCTTATTAGACTATTACGTCCAATTGAAGAGATTTCTAGGCAAGTTGCGAAGATTGGTGACGGGGATCTCTCTGTAGCTATTACTTCTTCATCTAATGACGAGATTGGTATTTTGGCGAAGGCCCTATCAACGTCTATTGGGAATTTTAGACAAATGATTGTGAAAGTTCAGGAGGCAAGTGAAATAGTATCGGCTTCCTCTGAAGAGCTTACAGCAAGCACAGAACAATTATCTCAGGCGGCAAATCAAGTATCAACTGCAATAACAGGTGTGACTGACGGGACAACACATCAAATGCAGGCTGTAGATAACACAATGCATATCGTTGAACAAATGTCTGCGGGTCTTCAACAAATCGCTGCTAATACTGGCAGCGCTTCTGCTACAGCCGAGAAAACATCAAATACTGCTCAAGAAGGTGGTAAGGCTGTCCAGAAAGTTACGAGTCAGATGACGAATATTGAAACTTCAGTGAATAATTCAGCACAAGTAGTAGCTAAACTTGGTGAACGTTCTAAGGAAATCGGGCAAATCGTTGATACTATTGCGGGAATAGCCGGTCAAACGAATCTATTAGCCTTAAACGCTGCTATTGAAGCTGCTCGTGCTGGTGAACAAGGCCGTGGTTTTGCTGTGGTAGCTGAGGAGGTTAGAAAACTCGCGGAACAGTCTCAAGGAGCTGCGAAAGAGATTGCTGCTTTGATTGGAGAAATTCAGGCAGATACGACTAAGGCTGTACTAGCAATGAATGATGGAACTGATGAGGTAAGAAAAGGTACAGAAGTTGCCATAGCCGCGGGACAATCTTTTAACGAGATTGCTTTACTTATTGAAGAAGAGTCGGATCAAATCCGTGAAATTTCTGCAGCCATTGAGCAGATGGCTAACGGTAGCCAACAAATCGTATCTTCAGTAAAGGAAATTACGAAGATTAGTAAGGATGCGACAGGTCAAGCACAAACTGTATTAGCAGCTACAGAAGAACAAACTGCATCTATTCAGGAGATTGCTTCTTCCAGCACGGATCTGTCTCAAATGGCAGGAAATTTGCAGGACATTGTATCCAAGTTTAAGATTTAG